The Delphinus delphis chromosome 17, mDelDel1.2, whole genome shotgun sequence genome includes the window gatgcaagggtCTGGGACCACACCTTTGATACGGGCCtcaactatctagggccagtattttgcttttttccatcctgaatcccctccgGCGCACAGTCAGGGCGCTGCTGTGGCTGAGGCCTTGATGGttgcagcatcctttgtttactgatgtggTGGGGACATTTTTCATCTACACACTCATCACATCAAAGAGTGTGCTTAAAAGTTAAGTTTTGGGTAATGCCTCTGGTATAAAAACAACTTAAGTACCTGAGTATTTAGTACTATAGTGCCAATTTCCTTCTGATATTTCTATAGCATGGTTGACTATGATAATCTAAAAATTAGTATTCCGGCATTGAGTCCTGGCTATTATTACCATATTCTATACAAAAATGGACGAAACCTGCCGAACTAGCACATTAAGAAGGCAAGTCCAAACACGTAGGAACTGCTTCTCCAGGAGGAGGGGCAGCGGGCCGCGCTAAGCGTCTGGAAGCCAGCACTTGCTTTGCTGAGCAAATGACGCGCTCAGGTGCCCTCAGAATGTGAATGTTTGCTGAGCAGTAGAGCCTCAGGTGTGTGACCTACCGGCCCTTAGTGGCACAACTGCATGGCCTGAGTCGCTCACTATTAAAATGGTACCACAAGGAAAACTGGGATGACCCTAAAATTAGGGCAGGAACTTGAAAGGGCTACAGTGCAGGGGAGTAAATGTCCTGAGTCACGCGGGGAGATGACAAACCAAGCTGAGGTTTCAGTTTGTTAGGGAAGGTACAAGAGCTAGTGTCTTGGAATAGTTCAGGGGACTGTAGCCTCTACTCTTAATCCCTTGAGGAGAGTGAGCCAGGTGTGGACCTATTTCACAAGGTCTAGAGTGAGAAGGATCTGGACAGGCATTCTGGTTCTGCCACTCTGCAAACTTTCCCTGCCATATCTCTCTTTCAGAAAGTTGGGATAATATTCTTCAGCAAAAATCTAGCGGAGATCAGTTAATGGATATAAAGGAGCCAGGAAGTACAGCATCCAGCAAGGAGACACTCAGTAAATGGACTTTATCTCCACCAAGTTGGCTACCCTCTCTGTGTGGCAACTTCCTCACCTCATCCCAGCTCACTCCCACAGAAACCCAGGAGCACCAAGTAAGATACTGCGACAAGCACACTTTGAAAAGTATGACGTTCTACATACAAACCCAGGGAATTATTATGATTAAAGGTGAAGAGGAGAAGCACTGGAATCTAAAGACTTGGGAGCCTGAGgggaaactgaaaatataaaacatacttgAATGAGAACATTTAATAGCAGTGGCAGTCACTTAAGCTGATACCTGCTACAGAATCtgagtttggaaaaccaacttctTGGGACATCTCCATCCACCCAGCACTTTCTGATAAAATGGTCTAACTCAACACAGGTATACACCCATCCTGAGGCCCCATTTGGTCCGGGAGTGGCCTGAGGGTGGGGAGAACGGGTTGTCTCAGGAGGGTGTGGGATGAGGGTTTGCCCCGTCTGCGAGCAGTGACTAGTGAGGCAAAGAAGTTTATCAATCGATCAATCAAACTACCGATCAATCAATTCCTGCCATTGGAGCGGAGCGAAGGCTAATCGATTCTTTGGGGGTGTTTTGAATGGAAGAGGGGCGGCAGCTTGACGTGGGATCTGTGGGCCGGGTCCGCCGGTAGCCCCTCTGGCTTCCTGGGCGTAAGGAGGCGCGGGAACGTGCAGGGGCTGGCGTCCGGTGTGGTGTGGGGCGCGCCGGGCGAGTCCCTGCTTGCAGGAGTCGCCGGAGGAGTACTCGCGGCCGGGGCAGGTGGAGCGGGTTTGCCTGTCTGGACCCCCGGAGCGAGACCCGGAGGCGGGGTGCCGGGCGGGCGAGGCGCTCCTCTCATTGGCCGCCGGGCGCCGCCCTGCGCGCGCTCCGCCTTTATAAAGCAGCCGCGGTGGACTGGCGTCCGCACGCCAGGTTCCCGGCGCCCGACCCTCCTTCGCTTTCTCTGCACGCTCGCCCGCCCGCGCCCACCATGGCCACCATTCAGCAGCTGGTAGGAAGATGGTGCTTAGTAGAGAGCAAAGGCTTTGACGAATACATGAAGGAAGTAGGTGAGGTTCCCCAGCATGCGGCGCTGCAACGTGGCACGTGTATGTCTATCTGTCCCTAGGTCCCCTTCGGCGTGCTGGGCTCAGAGGCTGGGCATGCTTGGCTGCTTATCGCCGACCCCGTTATCCTCTTCCACCTCCGTCATGGGCGAGCGGCGGGGAGAGCGTGGGCCTCTCGGTCTGCCCCGCTCTCTGCTGCTTTCCCCTGGGCGCCACCGCACTTGCTCCCTGCCTTTAGCGCGCTcaccccccctcccacccccaacttcACTTCTTTCGACCCCTCCAGGCAGCCCTCTTaactttacctattttttttcctccactacTCGTCCTCCCTAATCCTGACCCCGTCCTCCCACTCGCACTCACTCCGTCGTGGCCGCACCCACTCGCCTTGCCCACCCTGCCGCATCTTTGTTCCTAGATGGCGCGCGGggtcccctccctcttctccacgGGGACGCGGTTTCTAGCAGAAATCCTTTAGAGGGTCTGAACCGGGCTACTGCTTCAGCTTCCATTCCGCTCTCGGCTGCATCTCCCTTACCCGCAGGTCCCCCACCCGCCCTCTCCGGGTGTGCCGGGCCCTTTGGGTTGGCACGGCTCCCCGGGGAGCATCGGGGCATCCTCGCCTCCGCGCCCCAGAGCGGCGCTCGGAGGCGTGGCACTGGCGGCGCTGTACTGTTGGCGGGTGGCCTGTGGGAGGAGCGCAGTGAGGTTGACTGTGCCGGGGGATGGGGAGGCAGTGCGCCGCGGCCCTGGCCTCTGCATCTAGAGGGTGGAGGGCAGAGAGGCTTTGTTGGGAAACCGCGATCAGAAACTGCCGGTCCCTCCTGCGGCTGCTTTCCTACCACATCCAAGATGGCTGTGGCTTTGCAGAAGGCACTTGACTTATTAAAAGCCTTCCAAGGAAGGATGAGTCTCTGTAGGAAGATTCAAGTTGTCACTCAAAATAGTGCTGAATTTTCTCCTGTCTTTTTCCTGAGCCGGTGACAACGATTGCATGCTGGTTGAAACACTGGGTAGATTGgcaaacagagatgaaccttTGTCACAGGCCCCTAGGAAGTGGGATGGTGAAGCATGGCAAAGATCCTATCTGAGACAACTGCTGGGACTGGGGGACGCTTTAGAAGTCGCCCTCCCACAAATGTTGACATGACTGCTTTCTGGTGCACAAGTCGCTACAAAGACCTAGGCCCTGAGGTACTTTAGAAACACACCTTCACTAACCTTTATGCAAGACAGTGGCTGCTTAAGGCTGGTTCTGTGGTGACCCTTGAGTGTCTTTACGAGCCTGTGAGTAAAGCCACCTAACGTACTCAAATCAAAGAAACACATTTGTGTTTGTTCACATGTGTGAGGACCGGAGAAGGCTGTTTCTCTGCCCATTGAAAGCGAATGTGTTTATCAGATGGCTGGTTTCCAGAGTTCTGGAGTCATGAAGGTTGTCAAGGCTCAATTCATTAGAGAGCAGTCAAGGTGTAGGAAAAGCAGAGCCTTTTATTTGTCCAAAGTGAGAATATCTAATGACTCTAACAAAACAAGGCACCAGCCTTGAGCTGGCAAAAGAGAAGTCTTCACGGGGACATTTCAAGCCTGGCTGAGTGTTCATCATCAAGTCAGTTCCTCTGTCTAGGTTGtaatctcctcatctgtgaaaccgAGATTTCGCCTAGAACTAAGTTTCCTACTAAATGTTAACATTAAGGGGACATACAcagattataaattaaatatatcaatACAGTAATTGAGTTACACAGCTCTGAAATAGTTACTCTGTTTGAGGGTAAGATTTTTCCTGTTTGCTAGCGTTATGATTGTGCAGTTAACTCTTAAAACTTTGTGTAATTGGCGTATCTCAGGATCAATGTTGATTTTGTATAGTCTGCTAATCAAATATTTATCAGGGACCTTTTATGTGCCAGACTGTGTGCTGGAGTCATAGAATACAATGGTTGGCAGAATTGAGGAAATTGTAGAAGTTCGGATATCTTCCCTAACTTTCTGAAAGCCAGCAGAGCGTGGTGGCTGAGCTATTTGGAGGCCCACGGCCTGCCTGCATTGTTGGTtcgcagccccctccctccctagcTGAATGAGCTTGAGTGAATTACATCAGTGCCTcaccttctcatctgtaaaatggagacagtgtATCCACCTTCCACAAAGTTGTCATAAGGCTGCCATGAATAATATATGTCAAGTATGAACACATGGTGAGCACTGGATATGTGTTCACGGTGGTTATTGATAAGTGAATAGGTGAAAAtatgcacagcatagtgattacaATTGAATTGCTGCTTTTATTATGTAAACTATAACTTTGGTCTTCCTGTTGTTTAACACGATATAACATTCTACAGGAGTGGGGCTAGCTCTGCGAAAAATGGGTGCAATAGCTAAACCGGACTGTATCATCACTTCCGACGGCAAAAACCTCACCATAAAAACTGAGACCGCTTTGAAAACAACACAGTTTTCCTGCATCCTGGGAGAGAAGTTTGAAGAGACTAC containing:
- the FABP5 gene encoding fatty acid-binding protein 5 — translated: MATIQQLVGRWCLVESKGFDEYMKEVGVGLALRKMGAIAKPDCIITSDGKNLTIKTETALKTTQFSCILGEKFEETTADGRRTQTVCNFTDGALVQRQEWDGKESIITRKVEDGKLVVVCVMNNVTCTRVYEKVE